A single window of Symphalangus syndactylus isolate Jambi chromosome 4, NHGRI_mSymSyn1-v2.1_pri, whole genome shotgun sequence DNA harbors:
- the LOC129480163 gene encoding adenylate kinase 4, mitochondrial-like, which translates to MAKQYIEKSLLVPDRVITHLMVSELENRRGQHWLLNGFPRTLGQAEALDKICEVDLVISLNIPFETLKDRLSRRWIHPLSGRVYNLDFNPPHVQGIDDVTGEPLVQQEDDKPKAVAARLRQYKDVAKPVIELYKSRGVLHQFSGMEVNKIWPYVYTLFSNKITPIQSKEAYRPCPVGEPGGGGHSFNCVCGIGDMSKLEAS; encoded by the coding sequence ATGGCAAAGCAGTATATAGAGAAAAGTCTTTTGGTTCCAGACCGTGTGATCACACACCTAATGGTGTCTGAGTTGGAGAATAGGCGTGGCCAGCACTGGCTCCTCAATGGTTTTCCTAGGACATTAGGACAAGCCGAAGCCCTGGACAAAATCTGTGAAGTGGATCTAGTGATCAGTTTGAACATTCCATTTGAAACACTTAAAGATCGTCTCAGCCGCCGTTGGATTCACCCTCTTAGCGGAAGGGTATATAACCTGGACTTCAATCCACCTCATGTACAAGGTATTGATGATGTCACTGGTGAACCATTAGTCCAGCAGGAGGATGATAAACCCAAAGCAGTTGCTGCCAGGCTAAGACAGTACAAAGACGTGGCAAAGCCAGTCATTGAATTATACAAAAGCCGAGGAGTGCTCCACCAATTTTctgggatggaggtgaacaaAATCTGGCCCTACGTTTACACACTTTTCTCGAACAAGATCACACCTATTCAGTCCAAAGAAGCATATCGACCCTGCCCAGTGGGAGAACCAGGAGGAGGTGGTCATTCATTCAATTGTGTGTGTGGTATTGGTGATATGTCCAAATTAGAGGCTAGCTGA